Proteins co-encoded in one Bacteroidales bacterium genomic window:
- a CDS encoding DUF3467 domain-containing protein gives MNENPENRVNIELSDEIAEGIYSNLAVITHSNSEFIIDFVKMMPGVPKAKVKSRIILTPQHAKRLMRALQDNMQKFEAKHGKVAENDGKDQFTIPFNGPAGQA, from the coding sequence ATGAATGAGAATCCTGAAAATAGAGTAAATATAGAATTAAGTGATGAAATAGCAGAGGGAATTTATTCCAATCTTGCTGTCATCACTCATTCTAACTCCGAATTTATCATCGATTTTGTTAAGATGATGCCCGGAGTTCCGAAAGCGAAGGTTAAATCAAGAATTATCCTCACTCCTCAACATGCTAAAAGATTAATGCGTGCATTGCAAGATAATATGCAGAAATTTGAAGCTAAGCATGGTAAAGTTGCTGAAAACGACGGTAAAGATCAGTTTACGATTCCTTTCAACGGCCCGGCAGGTCAAGCATAA
- a CDS encoding YebC/PmpR family DNA-binding transcriptional regulator yields the protein MSGHNKWSTIKRKKGANDAKRSKMFSKIIKEITVAVKEGGYDPDGNPRLRMAIANAKGVSMPKDNIQRAINKGKDKDSANFTEVSYEGYAPHGIAVFVECTTDNLQRTIANVRAAFNKYNGSLGKNGSLAFLFDRKAIFTLNAVDVNEEFELEMIDAGAEDYDVEDGVVTITTSFEDFGNMMSKLEELNIEPTSAEVVRIPNNTEKVSIDEARSVLKLVDVLEDDDDVVNVFHNMEIPEELLDEM from the coding sequence ATGTCCGGTCATAATAAATGGTCAACAATCAAGAGAAAAAAAGGAGCTAACGATGCGAAACGCTCCAAAATGTTTTCAAAAATTATTAAGGAAATTACGGTAGCCGTTAAAGAAGGTGGCTATGATCCCGACGGTAATCCGCGTTTAAGAATGGCAATTGCCAACGCTAAAGGTGTTAGTATGCCGAAGGATAATATCCAGAGAGCAATTAATAAAGGTAAAGACAAAGATTCCGCTAATTTTACGGAGGTATCCTATGAAGGATATGCTCCGCATGGAATAGCGGTCTTTGTTGAATGTACCACGGATAATCTTCAAAGAACTATTGCTAACGTTAGGGCAGCATTCAACAAGTATAACGGTAGCTTAGGCAAAAACGGTTCATTAGCTTTTCTATTCGACAGAAAAGCTATTTTTACGCTTAATGCTGTAGATGTTAATGAAGAGTTTGAACTTGAAATGATTGATGCCGGAGCTGAGGATTATGATGTTGAAGACGGTGTTGTAACTATTACTACAAGTTTTGAAGATTTCGGAAATATGATGTCAAAGTTGGAAGAATTGAATATTGAACCTACCAGCGCCGAAGTTGTAAGAATTCCTAACAATACTGAAAAAGTTAGTATTGATGAAGCGAGATCAGTATTAAAACTGGTAGATGTTCTGGAAGATGACGATGATGTTGTAAATGTTTTCCATAATATGGAAATCCCTGAAGAGTTGCTTGATGAAATGTAA